A part of Helicobacter fennelliae genomic DNA contains:
- the thyX gene encoding FAD-dependent thymidylate synthase has translation MQITLLHYTPLHICSNAIRTCWQSFSKSDNGGYKDKELIDRVGNINKHKSTLEHLVYSFYIKGISRACLQELARHRIASYSVKSSRYTLNELKKVKIQTLQDASVFIKLTGIDKIDNANLIALQNLQALVKDSDIPIDYAKYAMPECYLTELSWTINARSLQNFLELRTSKHALWEIQELAKAIFEALPQEHKYIFEGCVEG, from the coding sequence ATGCAAATAACACTACTTCATTATACCCCGCTTCATATTTGCTCGAATGCAATACGCACTTGCTGGCAAAGCTTCAGTAAAAGTGATAATGGTGGATATAAAGACAAAGAGCTTATTGATAGAGTTGGGAATATCAATAAACACAAATCTACATTAGAGCATCTTGTGTATTCTTTTTATATCAAAGGTATATCAAGAGCTTGTTTGCAAGAGCTAGCAAGACATAGGATAGCAAGTTATAGTGTCAAATCTAGCCGATACACACTCAATGAATTAAAAAAAGTTAAGATACAAACATTACAAGATGCAAGTGTATTTATAAAGCTTACAGGGATTGATAAGATTGATAATGCAAATCTCATAGCTTTACAGAATTTGCAAGCATTAGTAAAAGATTCTGATATACCAATCGATTATGCTAAATATGCTATGCCTGAATGTTATCTTACAGAATTAAGCTGGACTATTAATGCAAGAAGTTTGCAAAATTTTTTAGAATTACGTACAAGCAAACACGCTTTATGGGAGATTCAAGAATTAGCTAAAGCTATATTTGAAGCATTACCACAAGAGCATAAATATATATTTGAGGGATGTGTGGAGGGATGA
- a CDS encoding DUF4006 family protein, translating into MNGLFGINGLLGFLVAVLLVVGLAIGFGIVAADVQKSNSTNYYQIKDSQNIESKSVDNKKFYQDAK; encoded by the coding sequence ATGAACGGATTGTTTGGTATCAATGGGCTTTTGGGCTTTTTGGTTGCGGTGCTTTTGGTTGTTGGTTTGGCTATTGGTTTTGGCATTGTTGCAGCTGATGTGCAGAAGTCAAACTCAACAAATTATTATCAAATCAAAGATTCTCAAAACATAGAATCTAAGAGCGTTGATAATAAAAAGTTTTATCAAGATGCAAAATAA
- the ccoP gene encoding cytochrome-c oxidase, cbb3-type subunit III, which yields MNWLSDSINQIVLVAATLILLITIYVVGFYFKKMKEAKADGELTDHEWDGIREFKNNIPIGWLLSFIVLIFWGVWYIFFGFPLNSFSQIGQYNDEKKAYNERFEKEWSGLSQSDKISMGEGIFLVQCSQCHGINAEGIDGKAQNLRRWGKEEGIIDVINHGSVGLNYMAGEMSAGLVATQEEAKQVAAYVMKTFSPDKATKYTESDVEAGKIVYDNVCSTCHGVSGKGDGQGIEGFAPDLTTYGSHDFVKRVLDGGKKGFIGQMPSFNYVNFNDVQIDALAAYIHSLRAQD from the coding sequence ATGAACTGGTTAAGTGATAGCATCAATCAAATCGTATTGGTTGCTGCGACATTAATTTTGTTAATAACCATTTATGTCGTAGGTTTTTATTTCAAAAAAATGAAAGAAGCAAAAGCAGATGGAGAGCTTACTGATCATGAATGGGACGGGATTAGGGAATTTAAAAATAATATTCCAATTGGTTGGCTTTTATCATTTATTGTCTTGATATTTTGGGGAGTTTGGTATATCTTTTTTGGCTTTCCGCTTAATAGCTTTTCTCAAATTGGACAATACAATGACGAAAAGAAAGCCTACAATGAACGTTTTGAGAAAGAATGGAGCGGGCTTAGTCAATCAGATAAAATATCTATGGGCGAGGGGATTTTCCTTGTGCAATGCTCTCAATGCCATGGTATCAATGCCGAAGGAATCGATGGCAAAGCGCAGAATCTAAGACGATGGGGCAAAGAAGAAGGAATCATTGATGTGATTAATCATGGAAGCGTGGGGCTAAATTATATGGCTGGAGAGATGTCTGCGGGACTTGTCGCTACACAAGAAGAAGCCAAACAAGTCGCTGCGTATGTGATGAAAACTTTTTCACCTGATAAAGCGACAAAATATACAGAATCTGATGTCGAAGCTGGAAAAATCGTATATGATAATGTCTGCTCTACTTGCCATGGAGTAAGTGGTAAGGGTGATGGACAAGGAATCGAAGGTTTTGCACCAGATTTGACAACTTATGGAAGTCATGATTTTGTGAAACGAGTTTTAGATGGTGGTAAAAAGGGATTCATCGGGCAAATGCCTTCATTTAATTATGTGAATTTCAATGATGTGCAAATTGATGCATTGGCTGCTTATATTCACTCACTTCGCGCTCAAGACTAA
- a CDS encoding type IV pilus twitching motility protein PilT translates to MQRANKAFQDIVAKAILLQASDIHIIDNEVSLRILDRIEVLDSGEDAPTSIVGSLLESLLSEETKQKLAKGMEDDVSIEVGDLEASDLGVKNVRLRACFYKSLGKICASFRILPQQIPSPESLRIPQGFVKIATQKSGLILVSGATGAGKSTTIASILEMINQTQQKHIICIQDPIEFIHTNAKSIFSYRQIHTDTQNFHTAILSSLRQDPDIISIGELRDAESIKAAILAAQTGHLVISTTHSSDCVSTIERICMKNQDILEQLASCLLGILAQRLCIKDSKRVVDFELLLATPAIKTLIRENKIHQVQAQLTIGKSAGMKTFDTL, encoded by the coding sequence ATGCAACGCGCTAATAAGGCATTTCAAGATATTGTCGCCAAAGCCATTTTGCTTCAAGCAAGTGATATACATATCATTGATAATGAAGTTTCGTTGCGTATTTTGGATAGGATTGAGGTTTTAGATTCTGGAGAAGATGCTCCCACATCGATTGTTGGGTCGCTTTTGGAATCACTTTTGAGTGAGGAGACAAAACAAAAGCTTGCAAAAGGTATGGAAGATGATGTAAGTATAGAGGTTGGCGATTTGGAGGCTAGCGATTTGGGGGTCAAAAATGTTCGTTTGCGCGCTTGTTTTTACAAGAGTTTGGGTAAAATTTGCGCGAGTTTTAGGATTTTGCCACAGCAGATCCCAAGCCCAGAATCTTTGCGGATTCCGCAAGGCTTTGTAAAAATAGCGACTCAAAAAAGTGGCTTGATTTTGGTTAGTGGTGCCACAGGAGCGGGCAAATCAACGACAATCGCCTCAATTTTAGAGATGATTAATCAAACCCAGCAAAAACATATTATTTGCATTCAAGATCCTATCGAGTTTATCCACACAAATGCCAAAAGTATTTTTTCGTATCGGCAGATTCATACAGATACGCAGAATTTCCACACAGCGATTCTCTCAAGCCTGCGCCAAGATCCAGATATTATTTCTATCGGTGAGCTTCGCGATGCAGAATCTATTAAGGCTGCTATTTTGGCAGCACAAACAGGGCATTTAGTCATTAGCACGACACATTCTAGCGATTGTGTTAGCACGATTGAGAGGATCTGTATGAAAAACCAAGATATACTCGAACAGCTTGCATCATGTTTGCTTGGCATTCTTGCCCAAAGACTTTGTATCAAGGATTCTAAGCGCGTTGTGGATTTTGAGCTTTTGCTTGCTACACCTGCTATCAAAACACTCATCAGAGAAAACAAAATCCACCAAGTCCAAGCACAACTCACAATAGGCAAATCAGCAGGTATGAAAACTTTTGATACCTTATAA
- a CDS encoding DUF2972 domain-containing protein has product MPAIPMLSGGGGILPISMHALRDEVATDFSLAIKTELLLNSDYATWGITLDGATPKKPQWIQTHLTYKVPAICLVRDPIDLLISALNYNTKCQNTSAYILASLKEIRERSVTPYATTIAFYTNYKQIKPFVKEMLYIDMKELVGESALGGMEKIASFLGFALPKNQDFNMRINDWLTRVMPLKLTINGYKVFVSVFEGHFSSSDAFPFYHARDKRLYIKKDYTHPLFPNRKLFISTTSRHFPDELHNELFQLIDSQIRILYDKTKIYIDNRVTLEKFIATLCENPKIAFDLAKAIESQILHLEATCPQIIESWESYKKFLTMLESK; this is encoded by the coding sequence TTGCCCGCAATACCCATGTTGTCGGGGGGGGGGGGGATTTTACCTATTAGTATGCATGCTTTGCGTGATGAAGTAGCTACTGATTTTTCGCTGGCTATTAAAACTGAATTATTACTTAATAGTGATTATGCCACTTGGGGTATCACACTTGATGGCGCTACTCCCAAAAAACCACAATGGATACAAACTCACCTTACATATAAAGTGCCAGCCATTTGCCTTGTGCGCGATCCTATAGATTTGCTTATCTCTGCTTTGAATTACAATACAAAATGTCAAAATACATCAGCGTATATTCTTGCAAGTCTAAAAGAGATTAGAGAAAGAAGTGTAACGCCCTATGCAACAACTATTGCTTTTTATACTAATTATAAGCAAATTAAACCATTTGTAAAAGAAATGCTCTATATTGATATGAAAGAGCTAGTCGGAGAATCTGCTTTAGGTGGTATGGAGAAAATAGCTTCTTTTCTTGGGTTTGCTCTTCCAAAAAATCAAGATTTTAATATGCGTATTAACGACTGGCTAACGCGAGTTATGCCTCTTAAGCTTACAATAAATGGTTATAAAGTTTTTGTAAGTGTTTTTGAGGGGCATTTTAGCTCAAGCGATGCGTTTCCTTTTTATCATGCAAGAGATAAACGCTTATATATCAAAAAAGATTATACTCACCCGCTTTTCCCAAATCGCAAACTCTTTATCTCTACGACTTCAAGGCATTTTCCAGATGAATTACATAATGAGTTATTTCAATTGATAGATTCTCAAATACGGATTCTATATGATAAAACTAAAATTTATATAGACAATCGAGTTACTTTAGAAAAATTTATTGCTACTTTATGTGAAAATCCCAAAATAGCATTTGATTTAGCAAAAGCAATAGAGAGTCAGATTCTGCATTTGGAAGCAACTTGTCCGCAGATTATAGAATCTTGGGAGAGTTATAAGAAGTTTTTGACAATGTTAGAATCTAAATAG
- the ccoN gene encoding cytochrome-c oxidase, cbb3-type subunit I, with product MQNNMTLEYDYSIAKLFLYSTLAFGFIGMFIGVVLAFQLAFPDLNYIASEYGIFGRLRPLHTNGIIYGFTLSGIWAAWYYLGQRVLKITYHQHPFLKFIGLLHFWVYIVLMLLAVVTLFAGLTQSKEYAELIWPLDLLVVVVWVLWGVSLFGSMGVRRENVIYISLWYFIATFTAISVLYIFNNLAIPTYLVAGTGSLWHSISLYAGSNDALVQWWWGHNAVAFVFTSGVIGVIYYFLPKESGQNIFSYKLTLFSFWSLMFVYIWAGGHHVIYSTVPDWVQTLGSVFSVILILPSWGTAVNMLLTMRGQWQQLKESPLIKFLILASTFYMLSTLEGPIQSIKSVNALAHFTDWIIGHVHDGVLGWVGFTIIAACYHMLPRMYKREIYSKKIMDIQFWIMTIGIVFYFSSMWISGITQGMMWRDFDQWGNLTHPFIDTVRVLFPYYLIRAIGGTLYLIGFIMFIYNVVMTITASKQLESEPKSASPMAA from the coding sequence ATGCAAAACAATATGACCTTAGAATATGATTATTCTATTGCAAAATTATTTTTATACTCGACATTAGCATTCGGATTTATCGGAATGTTTATTGGCGTGGTATTGGCTTTTCAGTTGGCTTTTCCAGATTTGAATTATATTGCAAGTGAATATGGTATTTTTGGAAGATTGCGACCATTACACACAAATGGGATTATCTATGGATTTACTTTAAGCGGTATTTGGGCTGCTTGGTATTACCTTGGGCAAAGAGTGCTAAAAATCACTTATCATCAGCATCCTTTTTTGAAGTTTATTGGGTTGTTGCATTTTTGGGTGTATATCGTGCTTATGCTTTTGGCTGTGGTTACACTTTTTGCAGGACTTACACAATCAAAAGAATACGCTGAACTCATCTGGCCCCTTGACTTACTTGTTGTTGTTGTATGGGTATTGTGGGGTGTGAGCTTGTTTGGATCTATGGGTGTGAGGCGAGAAAATGTAATTTACATTTCGTTGTGGTATTTTATCGCGACATTCACAGCAATTTCTGTTTTGTATATCTTCAATAACCTTGCTATACCTACATATTTAGTCGCTGGAACTGGAAGCTTATGGCATTCTATTTCTCTTTATGCTGGAAGTAATGACGCGCTTGTGCAATGGTGGTGGGGACATAATGCGGTTGCATTTGTATTCACTTCTGGAGTCATTGGGGTGATTTATTACTTTTTACCAAAAGAATCAGGACAAAATATCTTCTCATATAAACTCACGCTTTTTTCTTTTTGGAGTTTGATGTTTGTCTATATTTGGGCTGGCGGACACCATGTGATTTATTCGACTGTGCCTGATTGGGTTCAGACTTTGGGTTCAGTTTTTTCTGTTATTTTGATTTTGCCTTCTTGGGGGACTGCTGTCAATATGCTTTTGACAATGAGAGGACAATGGCAGCAACTTAAAGAATCTCCATTGATTAAATTCTTGATTCTGGCTTCTACATTCTATATGCTCTCAACACTTGAAGGACCTATCCAATCTATCAAATCAGTGAATGCGCTTGCACACTTTACAGACTGGATCATCGGACATGTCCATGATGGTGTGCTTGGCTGGGTAGGATTTACTATCATCGCGGCTTGTTATCATATGTTGCCAAGAATGTATAAAAGAGAAATTTATTCTAAAAAAATCATGGATATTCAATTCTGGATTATGACAATAGGCATTGTGTTCTATTTCTCAAGTATGTGGATTTCAGGTATCACACAAGGTATGATGTGGAGAGATTTTGATCAATGGGGTAACCTCACTCATCCATTTATCGACACTGTGCGTGTGCTATTCCCATATTATCTCATTCGGGCAATCGGCGGAACTCTCTATCTAATTGGCTTTATTATGTTTATCTACAATGTTGTGATGACAATCACTGCATCAAAACAACTTGAGAGTGAGCCAAAATCTGCCTCGCCTATGGCTGCATAA
- the ccoO gene encoding cytochrome-c oxidase, cbb3-type subunit II: MFSWLEKNPFFFTVAFLVVFSIAGLVEILPDFAKSSRPIEGLKPYSLLETAGRQVYIKEGCYNCHSQLIRPFQPETDRYGMSSLSGEYAYDRPFLWGSKRTGPDLHRIGDKSSTDWHENHMYDPTSVVPDSIMPAYKHLYTKNTDFETAYAEAVTQMKVFGVPYNTEGGVSIGNSAEEAKKIFMDEAQAVVNDMKGQEIKDAFAKGDVPEIVALIAYLNSLGQNRRTDVK; the protein is encoded by the coding sequence ATGTTTAGTTGGTTAGAAAAAAATCCTTTCTTTTTTACGGTGGCGTTTTTGGTTGTGTTTTCTATCGCTGGGTTGGTTGAGATTCTACCGGATTTTGCGAAATCTTCTCGACCAATCGAAGGGCTTAAACCCTATAGTCTTTTAGAAACAGCAGGAAGACAAGTGTATATCAAAGAGGGTTGCTATAATTGCCACTCTCAGTTGATTCGTCCATTTCAGCCTGAAACAGATCGTTATGGTATGTCAAGCTTAAGTGGCGAATACGCTTATGATCGCCCATTCCTTTGGGGTTCAAAAAGAACAGGACCCGATCTTCATAGGATAGGTGATAAAAGCTCAACAGATTGGCATGAAAATCATATGTATGATCCTACAAGTGTAGTGCCAGATTCTATCATGCCAGCTTATAAGCACCTTTATACAAAAAATACTGATTTTGAAACGGCGTATGCTGAAGCAGTAACGCAAATGAAAGTATTTGGAGTGCCATATAATACAGAAGGCGGTGTTTCAATCGGAAATAGCGCGGAAGAAGCAAAGAAAATCTTTATGGACGAGGCGCAAGCAGTTGTTAATGATATGAAAGGGCAAGAGATTAAAGACGCATTTGCAAAGGGAGATGTGCCTGAGATTGTTGCCTTAATCGCGTATCTTAATAGCTTGGGACAGAATAGACGCACAGATGTCAAATAA
- a CDS encoding cytochrome c oxidase, cbb3-type, CcoQ subunit: MSAETLEIIRASAYFIITVLLVVFLYSYAISMYRKQKNGTRDYEKYGELAVNDDLNDELIEPRIKQTKGVK; this comes from the coding sequence ATGAGTGCAGAAACTTTAGAAATCATACGAGCGAGTGCTTATTTTATAATAACAGTGTTGTTAGTTGTGTTTCTTTATTCCTATGCTATTTCTATGTATAGAAAGCAAAAAAATGGGACGAGAGACTATGAAAAATATGGCGAGTTGGCTGTGAATGATGATTTAAATGACGAGCTTATCGAACCTAGAATCAAACAAACAAAAGGAGTGAAGTAA